In Alicyclobacillus macrosporangiidus CPP55, a single window of DNA contains:
- a CDS encoding NADH-quinone oxidoreductase subunit N has protein sequence MPTTDMLHQPYGSTMGPMIIVTAAAFVVMILEFLLRKGDRRWLAGVSLVGIAAALVAALWNFHHEPAIALNTVVVDAFGSVFSVLILISALFVLLFTLDYTGRTKVASEHTYLILFAVVGALAMATAVDLVTLYVGLELLSVASYVLVALRRHSARSVEGGVKYLLMGSVGSAVLLYGMSFVYGISGTTNLIELGSNGFAMYNNYPAITVLAFLLMLAGMGFKLSLVPFHMWTPDAYDGAPSPISAFLATLSKAAAFGMLLRMLLFAFNAAATQLFWWAGVLAAVTMVVGNLIALPQRNMKRLLAFSSVAQAGYVLVPFALIQTNHFNDWPGLFDSISFYLYAYTFMTIGAFAVVYVVSRARNTIDSDALIGLYQRSPWLAAALTVFVLGLAGMPLTGGFIGKFYIFTDTVHLHRAWLGVLLFLTSVASFYYYLGWVRKIFQREPVGDIEPIRASGTMNVLVGLCVLGTIVLGVVPAVLLHPLLNSGWLY, from the coding sequence ATGCCGACGACAGATATGTTGCATCAACCGTACGGGTCGACGATGGGGCCGATGATCATCGTCACCGCAGCAGCGTTCGTGGTGATGATCCTGGAGTTCCTGCTCCGCAAGGGGGACCGCCGGTGGCTGGCGGGTGTGTCCTTGGTGGGGATCGCCGCCGCGTTGGTAGCGGCGCTGTGGAACTTCCACCACGAGCCGGCGATCGCGCTGAACACGGTGGTGGTCGACGCCTTTGGCTCGGTGTTTTCGGTGTTGATCCTGATCAGCGCGCTTTTCGTGCTGCTGTTCACGCTCGACTACACGGGCAGGACGAAGGTGGCCAGCGAGCACACGTATCTCATCCTGTTCGCGGTGGTCGGCGCCCTGGCAATGGCGACAGCGGTCGATCTCGTCACGCTCTACGTCGGCCTCGAACTGCTGTCTGTGGCGAGCTACGTGTTGGTGGCGCTGCGGCGGCATTCGGCGCGGTCGGTGGAGGGCGGCGTGAAGTACCTGCTGATGGGCTCGGTCGGGTCGGCGGTGCTGTTGTACGGGATGTCGTTCGTCTACGGCATCTCGGGCACGACGAACCTGATTGAACTGGGGTCCAACGGATTCGCGATGTACAACAATTATCCGGCGATCACGGTGCTGGCGTTCCTCTTGATGCTGGCGGGCATGGGCTTCAAGCTGTCGCTGGTACCGTTCCACATGTGGACGCCGGACGCCTACGACGGCGCCCCGTCGCCGATCTCCGCCTTCCTGGCGACGCTCTCCAAGGCGGCGGCCTTCGGGATGTTGCTGCGGATGCTGTTGTTCGCGTTCAACGCGGCGGCCACGCAGCTGTTCTGGTGGGCGGGCGTGCTGGCGGCAGTCACGATGGTGGTCGGCAATCTGATTGCCCTGCCGCAGCGCAACATGAAGCGACTGCTGGCGTTCTCGAGCGTGGCGCAGGCGGGCTACGTGCTGGTCCCGTTCGCCCTGATTCAGACGAATCACTTCAACGACTGGCCGGGCCTGTTTGACAGCATCTCGTTCTACTTGTACGCGTACACGTTCATGACCATCGGCGCCTTCGCCGTGGTGTACGTGGTGTCGCGCGCCCGTAACACCATCGACTCCGACGCCCTGATTGGCCTTTACCAACGATCCCCCTGGTTGGCGGCGGCCCTGACGGTTTTCGTCCTGGGTCTGGCGGGAATGCCGCTGACGGGGGGCTTCATCGGGAAGTTCTACATCTTCACGGATACGGTGCACCTGCACCGCGCTTGGCTCGGCGTGCTGTTGTTCCTGACGAGCGTGGCGTCGTTCTACTACTACCTGGGCTGGGTTCGGAAGATCTTCCAGCGCGAACCGGTGGGCGATATCGAACCGATTCGCGCCAGCGGCACCATGAACGTGCTGGTCGGCCTGTGCGTGCTGGGTACCATCGTGCTGGGCGTGGTCCCGGCGGTGCTTCTGCACCCGCTGCTCAACTCGGGCTGGCTGTATTAA
- a CDS encoding GNAT family N-acetyltransferase codes for MFTIRPESPKDLTSIREVHLRAFEGEGEAKLVDAIRASDNFVPELSLVAVTGTDQVIGHILFSIVGIETDTGIVPTLALAPMAVLPEYQNRGIGSALVREGLRRSAELGFEHVVVLGHPNFYPRFGFVPSTTKGIRSPFKVRDEVFMVHEIQVGSLDHIHGTVKYPPAFDLV; via the coding sequence ATGTTTACCATTCGACCCGAAAGTCCAAAAGACTTGACTTCCATACGAGAGGTGCATCTCCGCGCGTTCGAGGGCGAAGGAGAAGCGAAACTGGTGGACGCGATACGAGCTTCTGACAACTTCGTCCCAGAACTCTCCTTAGTGGCTGTAACGGGCACCGATCAAGTCATCGGTCACATTTTGTTCAGCATCGTAGGGATTGAGACGGACACAGGGATTGTGCCCACGCTCGCCCTGGCTCCGATGGCCGTTCTACCTGAATACCAAAATCGAGGCATCGGATCGGCCCTCGTCAGGGAAGGCCTGCGGAGATCTGCAGAACTCGGCTTTGAACATGTCGTCGTGTTGGGGCACCCGAACTTCTATCCCCGATTTGGGTTTGTGCCGTCAACGACGAAAGGGATTCGATCCCCATTCAAAGTCCGGGATGAAGTGTTCATGGTCCATGAAATCCAGGTCGGTTCGCTTGACCACATCCACGGCACGGTGAAGTATCCGCCCGCTTTCGACCTCGTTTAA
- the nuoH gene encoding NADH-quinone oxidoreductase subunit NuoH — MWHWEANPLNVSSVLAMIIGGVVILLLTLGVVTYSILWQRKLIGWIQWRIGPNRVGPLGLLQTVADVIKLLIKEDVVPAKADRAMFLLAPIIAFVPSFTVLAAIPFSAHHVFTANISIGALFYVALSAITIHGVMLGAWASNNKYSLIGGMRSAAQLISYEIPLGLSIVGVVLMAGSINLNDIVEAQAKSGLWYVIPQILGFIVFMIASTAELSRTPFDLPEAESELVAGYHTEYSGFRFAFFMLTEYVYLFAMAGLFATLYLGGWSGPLLPGWLWFAIKAFLYISFQFWLQATMPRMRVDQLMSFSWKVLLPLALVNIVITAVVKAFV, encoded by the coding sequence ATGTGGCACTGGGAGGCGAACCCGCTCAACGTTTCCAGCGTGCTTGCCATGATCATCGGGGGCGTGGTCATTCTGCTGCTCACCCTCGGCGTGGTGACCTACTCGATCTTGTGGCAGCGCAAGCTGATCGGCTGGATTCAGTGGCGCATCGGCCCCAACCGCGTCGGCCCGCTCGGCCTGCTGCAGACGGTGGCGGACGTCATCAAGCTGCTGATCAAGGAGGATGTGGTGCCGGCCAAGGCCGATCGGGCGATGTTCCTGCTCGCGCCCATCATCGCGTTCGTGCCGTCATTCACGGTGCTCGCCGCCATCCCGTTCTCGGCGCACCACGTGTTCACGGCGAACATCAGCATCGGCGCCCTCTTCTATGTCGCCCTGTCGGCGATCACGATCCACGGCGTCATGCTCGGCGCCTGGGCGTCGAACAACAAGTATTCGCTCATCGGCGGCATGCGCTCCGCGGCGCAGTTGATCAGCTACGAGATCCCGCTCGGCTTATCCATCGTCGGCGTGGTGCTCATGGCCGGGTCCATCAACCTGAACGACATCGTCGAGGCGCAGGCGAAGTCCGGTTTGTGGTATGTGATCCCGCAGATTCTCGGCTTCATCGTCTTCATGATCGCGTCCACGGCCGAGCTCAGCCGCACACCGTTCGACCTGCCCGAGGCGGAGTCGGAGCTGGTGGCCGGCTACCACACCGAGTACAGCGGCTTCCGCTTCGCCTTTTTCATGTTGACCGAGTACGTGTATCTGTTCGCCATGGCCGGCCTGTTCGCGACCCTGTACCTGGGCGGCTGGAGCGGGCCGCTTCTGCCGGGCTGGCTGTGGTTCGCCATCAAGGCGTTTTTGTACATCAGCTTTCAGTTCTGGCTGCAGGCGACCATGCCGCGTATGCGGGTCGACCAGCTGATGAGCTTCAGCTGGAAGGTGCTGCTGCCGCTCGCGTTGGTCAACATCGTCATCACGGCCGTCGTCAAGGCGTTCGTATGA
- a CDS encoding complex I subunit 4 family protein, which yields MGLVFWIVLAPLIAAVLILVVPGLRAGAHRALGLLGSAAALVLALAAWDRFQYGTSAYQEVSRLHWFTLPALWQQSDLSIGLSFGVDGLSLPLVLLAAFISLLAGVAAPRTLERTRLYYFWIELATAGILGVFTAMDLFTFLLALELSLFAAFFLIYLFGEAGSRKAAFKFLLYRGLASVLFLAALVGLAYGAAGGFGTTQADTQGIVNGAGALTFDIPTLTDTLHKASEAFFTPHARSVLFLILLLGVLVEEAFVPFHTWLPTTHEFSETTTNMLIGGVLTKTGAYALLRFGVGLLPGEVRHYGVLMAVLGVINILYGAFAAWAQKDWRRLIAFGSISHMGLVLLGVAALNAAGLQGAMFMMVSSGLLTALLFFLTGAIKERTQTALIPSLGGLSRPMPMLSGFLLVAALGSLGLPLTSGFVSEIQAFIGGFGTYPAISFVGVIGIILSAVYLLYAMEKTTFGPAKQSYTGLADATPREYVPTVVLTALVLLIGVYPSVIGNLFGLSVQALLRIGG from the coding sequence GTGGGCCTTGTGTTCTGGATTGTCCTGGCGCCGCTCATCGCAGCCGTGTTGATCCTGGTGGTGCCGGGCCTGCGCGCGGGTGCACACCGCGCACTGGGCCTGCTGGGTTCCGCTGCGGCACTGGTGCTGGCGCTGGCGGCCTGGGATCGCTTCCAGTACGGGACGAGCGCGTACCAGGAGGTCAGCCGGTTGCACTGGTTCACGCTGCCGGCGCTCTGGCAGCAGTCGGACCTCTCCATCGGCCTGTCGTTCGGGGTGGACGGCCTGTCGCTCCCGCTGGTCCTGCTGGCTGCGTTCATCTCGCTGTTGGCTGGCGTGGCGGCTCCGCGGACGCTGGAGCGGACACGGTTGTACTACTTCTGGATCGAATTGGCCACGGCGGGCATCCTCGGGGTGTTCACCGCCATGGACCTGTTCACCTTCCTGCTGGCGCTCGAGCTGTCGCTGTTCGCGGCCTTCTTCCTCATTTATCTGTTCGGGGAGGCGGGAAGCCGGAAGGCGGCGTTCAAGTTCCTGTTGTACCGCGGGCTGGCCAGCGTGCTGTTCTTGGCTGCGCTGGTCGGACTGGCCTATGGCGCGGCGGGCGGCTTTGGCACCACGCAGGCGGACACGCAGGGGATCGTCAACGGGGCGGGGGCGCTGACCTTCGACATCCCGACCTTGACCGATACCCTGCACAAGGCGTCGGAGGCGTTCTTCACGCCGCACGCCCGGTCGGTCCTGTTCCTCATCCTGCTGCTCGGCGTGTTGGTGGAAGAGGCGTTCGTCCCCTTCCACACCTGGCTGCCGACGACACATGAGTTCAGCGAAACGACGACGAACATGCTGATCGGCGGCGTGCTGACGAAGACCGGCGCGTACGCGCTGCTCCGCTTCGGCGTCGGGCTGCTGCCGGGTGAGGTGCGGCACTATGGGGTGCTGATGGCGGTCCTTGGCGTGATCAACATCCTGTACGGGGCGTTCGCAGCCTGGGCGCAGAAGGACTGGCGCCGGCTGATCGCCTTCGGGAGCATCAGCCACATGGGCCTGGTGCTGCTGGGGGTCGCGGCGCTCAACGCGGCGGGTCTGCAGGGTGCCATGTTCATGATGGTCTCCTCGGGCCTGTTGACCGCGCTCCTGTTCTTCCTGACGGGTGCCATCAAGGAGCGCACGCAGACGGCGCTCATCCCGTCGCTCGGCGGCCTGTCGCGGCCGATGCCGATGCTCTCCGGCTTCCTGCTGGTGGCTGCGCTGGGGTCGCTTGGGCTGCCCTTGACGAGCGGCTTCGTCAGCGAGATCCAGGCGTTTATCGGCGGCTTTGGCACGTATCCGGCGATCTCGTTCGTCGGCGTGATCGGCATCATCCTGTCGGCGGTGTACCTGCTGTACGCGATGGAGAAGACGACGTTCGGCCCCGCCAAGCAGTCGTACACCGGGCTCGCGGACGCGACGCCGCGCGAATATGTCCCGACAGTCGTCCTGACGGCGCTCGTGCTGCTCATCGGCGTGTATCCCAGCGTGATCGGCAACCTGTTCGGTCTGTCGGTGCAGGCGCTGCTGAGGATTGGGGGTTGA
- a CDS encoding NADH-quinone oxidoreductase subunit D, which yields MSLIDEKDQVRTEEMLLNVGPQHPSTHGVFRLVVKISGETIIDAEPVIGYLHRGTEKLAEDLQYTQIIPYTDRLDYLAAMLNNYALCHTVEEALGLEIPERAEYLRVIVMELNRIASHLLFIGTYLLDLGAMSPFLYVFAERERIVQMFNELCGARLTYNYMRIGGVKWDAPPGWLDKVRAFVPHMREQLKMYDDLITGNEIFLNRVRGIGVYDTETALAYGMSGINLRSTGFEWDLRRKKPYSIYDRFDFEVPVGKNGDCFDRYYLHLLEMRESLKIVEQALDQIPESGPVLGKVPKLIRVPAGEYYSGIEGARGELGFYIVSDGKDKPYRMKIRKPSFLNLQLLPKLLRGQSMANLIAILGAVDIVLGEVDA from the coding sequence ATGTCGCTCATCGACGAGAAAGACCAGGTGCGCACCGAGGAGATGCTGCTCAACGTCGGCCCGCAGCATCCGAGCACGCACGGCGTGTTCCGGTTGGTGGTCAAGATCAGCGGTGAGACCATCATCGACGCCGAGCCGGTGATCGGGTACCTGCACCGGGGGACGGAGAAGCTCGCCGAGGACCTGCAGTACACGCAGATCATCCCGTACACCGACCGGCTCGACTACCTTGCGGCGATGCTCAACAACTACGCGCTCTGCCACACCGTGGAGGAGGCGCTGGGGCTCGAGATTCCGGAGCGGGCGGAGTACCTCCGCGTGATCGTGATGGAGCTCAACCGCATCGCGTCGCACCTTTTGTTCATCGGCACCTACCTGCTGGACCTGGGGGCCATGAGCCCGTTCCTGTACGTATTCGCGGAGCGCGAGCGGATCGTCCAGATGTTCAACGAGCTCTGCGGCGCCCGGCTCACCTACAACTACATGCGCATCGGCGGTGTCAAGTGGGACGCCCCGCCCGGGTGGCTGGACAAGGTGCGGGCGTTCGTGCCGCACATGCGCGAGCAGCTGAAGATGTACGACGACCTCATCACCGGCAACGAGATCTTCCTCAACCGTGTCCGCGGCATCGGCGTCTACGACACGGAGACGGCCTTGGCGTACGGGATGAGCGGGATCAACCTGCGATCCACCGGCTTCGAATGGGACCTGCGGCGCAAGAAGCCGTACAGCATCTACGATCGCTTCGACTTCGAGGTCCCGGTGGGCAAGAACGGAGACTGCTTCGACCGCTACTACCTCCACCTGCTCGAGATGCGCGAATCGCTCAAGATCGTCGAACAGGCGCTGGACCAGATCCCGGAGTCGGGCCCTGTGCTCGGGAAGGTGCCGAAGCTGATCCGCGTCCCCGCTGGGGAGTACTACAGCGGAATTGAAGGAGCGCGCGGCGAGCTCGGGTTCTACATCGTCAGCGACGGCAAAGACAAGCCGTACCGAATGAAGATCCGCAAGCCGTCGTTCTTGAACCTGCAGTTGCTGCCGAAGCTCCTGCGCGGCCAGAGTATGGCCAACCTCATCGCGATTCTGGGCGCCGTCGACATTGTGCTCGGGGAGGTGGACGCGTGA
- the nuoL gene encoding NADH-quinone oxidoreductase subunit L, with the protein MVEYAWLVPLLPLVAYVFLLVLGRRAPEGIVAGVSVVLTFVAFLISALVFRSVGQNPDQTGPYVFHWLTVGTHSFTVGFEVTHLNALMLVVVSLVSTLVLLFSKGYMHGDDRFSVFYQYLNLFVFSMLALVISPNLLQLYIFWEMVGLCSYLLVGFWYFKPEAALAAKKSFIVTRIGDVGLFTGIILLFLASGSFDYSTVFMAAAANKLSLGWISSQSLVTLAAILIFVGAVGKSAQFPLHVWLPDAMEGPTPVSALIHAATMVAAGVYLVARCYPLFQLSPAALSTVAWIGGITALLAAFIALTQRDIKRVIAYSTISQLGYMMMALGVGAYAYGVFHLMTHAFFKALLFLAAGSVIHAIDTQDLFEMGGLYNKMKLTAWTFLAGALALAGIVPFAGFWSKDDILAAALESGHTVLYAFGLIAAFCTAFYIFRVYFLTFTGQPRDPARHEHAHEGSWVMTLPLVVLAVLATIGGFFNTPFNGYGLERYLFADSPQGPIGLTTPENVGLMALSVLVGLAGIGLAALMYWRPAVQPEKVARGLGFLYQLSFRKFYLDEIYYAIVVATGKAIAAIVDFVDRYIIDGIVRLVARIVATIGLGLKYTQTGQIQAYTAVAAFGVLILVAWAMWSIGGVL; encoded by the coding sequence ATGGTGGAGTACGCGTGGCTGGTGCCCCTGCTGCCGCTGGTGGCGTACGTGTTCCTCTTGGTCCTCGGCAGGCGTGCGCCGGAGGGCATCGTGGCTGGCGTCTCTGTGGTCCTGACGTTCGTCGCGTTCCTCATCAGCGCCTTGGTGTTCCGCTCCGTCGGCCAGAACCCGGACCAGACCGGACCATACGTGTTTCACTGGTTGACGGTTGGAACGCACTCGTTCACCGTGGGCTTTGAGGTCACCCACCTCAACGCGCTCATGCTGGTGGTGGTATCCCTCGTCAGCACCCTGGTGCTGCTGTTTTCGAAGGGATACATGCACGGGGACGATCGGTTTTCGGTGTTCTATCAATACCTGAATTTGTTCGTGTTCTCTATGCTGGCGCTGGTCATCTCCCCGAACCTGCTGCAGCTGTACATCTTCTGGGAGATGGTCGGTCTGTGCTCGTATCTGCTGGTGGGCTTCTGGTACTTCAAACCGGAGGCGGCCCTGGCGGCGAAAAAGTCGTTCATCGTCACGCGCATCGGCGACGTGGGCCTGTTCACGGGCATCATCCTCCTGTTCCTCGCCAGCGGGTCCTTTGATTACAGCACCGTCTTCATGGCCGCAGCGGCGAACAAGCTGTCCCTCGGCTGGATCTCCAGCCAGAGCCTGGTGACCCTGGCGGCCATCCTGATCTTCGTCGGCGCGGTCGGGAAGTCGGCCCAGTTTCCGCTGCACGTCTGGTTGCCGGACGCCATGGAGGGTCCGACCCCAGTGTCCGCGTTGATCCACGCCGCGACGATGGTGGCTGCGGGCGTCTACCTGGTCGCGCGCTGCTACCCGCTGTTCCAGCTGAGCCCGGCGGCGCTCTCGACGGTCGCCTGGATCGGCGGGATCACGGCGCTGCTGGCGGCGTTCATCGCGCTGACGCAGCGGGACATCAAGCGCGTGATCGCGTACTCGACCATCTCGCAGCTCGGCTACATGATGATGGCGCTCGGTGTCGGGGCTTACGCCTACGGCGTGTTCCACCTGATGACCCACGCCTTCTTCAAGGCCCTGCTGTTCTTGGCGGCCGGTTCGGTGATCCACGCGATCGACACGCAGGATCTGTTCGAGATGGGCGGCCTGTACAACAAGATGAAGCTGACCGCCTGGACCTTCCTCGCCGGCGCCCTCGCGTTGGCGGGCATCGTCCCGTTCGCCGGGTTCTGGTCGAAGGATGACATCCTGGCGGCGGCGCTCGAGAGCGGGCACACGGTCCTGTACGCCTTCGGGTTGATCGCGGCGTTCTGCACGGCCTTCTACATCTTCCGCGTGTATTTCCTGACCTTCACCGGCCAGCCGCGGGATCCGGCGCGCCATGAGCACGCGCACGAGGGCTCCTGGGTGATGACCCTGCCGCTCGTGGTGCTGGCCGTGCTGGCGACCATCGGAGGTTTCTTCAACACCCCATTCAATGGCTACGGCCTGGAGCGGTACCTGTTCGCGGATTCGCCGCAGGGCCCCATCGGCCTGACGACGCCGGAGAACGTGGGCCTGATGGCGCTCAGCGTCCTGGTCGGCCTGGCGGGGATCGGCCTGGCGGCGCTGATGTACTGGCGGCCGGCCGTCCAGCCGGAGAAGGTGGCGCGCGGTCTGGGCTTTTTGTACCAGCTGTCCTTCCGCAAGTTCTACCTGGATGAGATCTACTACGCCATCGTGGTGGCGACCGGCAAAGCCATCGCGGCCATCGTCGACTTCGTCGACCGTTACATCATCGACGGCATCGTGCGCCTGGTAGCGCGCATTGTCGCCACCATCGGCCTCGGCCTGAAGTACACGCAGACGGGCCAGATCCAGGCGTACACCGCGGTGGCTGCATTCGGTGTACTGATCCTCGTCGCCTGGGCGATGTGGTCGATAGGGGGTGTCCTGTAG
- a CDS encoding RNA polymerase sigma factor has product MDQPERREPPHPKPPNPKVPAPEPPYPDSPHPAPPPRGPQPTQPEPDPRLWSPADAARALFEMYSPDIYRYALYVLGSPPEAEDVVQETFARVLRGWNRFAHQSAVRTWLWTIARRCVQDALRKRRLLRVRLNADTAWIDRVPADEHLGGMPPMDLDLQAAIARIRPSYRQVVVLRYIQDLSTDETARVLGWTTAKVRTTLHRALRALQRELLDPAASREPPAGAHGGRIPSPDATDPRRCSHESR; this is encoded by the coding sequence ATGGACCAGCCGGAACGGCGCGAGCCGCCACACCCCAAGCCGCCGAATCCCAAGGTGCCGGCCCCCGAGCCGCCATACCCTGACTCGCCACATCCCGCCCCGCCGCCTCGCGGGCCGCAGCCGACCCAGCCCGAGCCTGATCCGCGGCTTTGGAGTCCCGCAGATGCGGCCCGTGCCCTGTTCGAGATGTATTCACCGGACATTTACCGGTATGCCCTGTATGTGCTGGGCAGCCCACCAGAGGCGGAGGACGTGGTGCAGGAGACGTTCGCGCGAGTGCTGCGGGGATGGAATCGGTTTGCGCATCAGTCGGCGGTCCGGACGTGGCTGTGGACCATCGCCCGCCGCTGCGTGCAGGATGCCCTCCGCAAACGCCGTCTGCTGCGGGTAAGGTTGAACGCCGACACAGCGTGGATCGATCGTGTGCCCGCGGATGAACACCTGGGAGGGATGCCGCCGATGGACCTGGATCTACAGGCCGCGATCGCGCGGATTCGCCCCAGTTATCGGCAGGTCGTCGTCCTGCGGTACATTCAGGATCTGTCGACAGATGAGACGGCCCGTGTGTTGGGGTGGACGACTGCAAAGGTGCGGACCACGCTCCATCGAGCGTTGCGGGCGCTCCAGCGGGAATTGCTCGATCCCGCCGCCTCCCGGGAACCACCCGCGGGTGCACACGGCGGCCGGATCCCTTCGCCAGATGCGACAGACCCGAGGAGGTGTTCGCATGAGTCGCGCTGA
- a CDS encoding NADH-quinone oxidoreductase subunit J, whose translation MTFFLNAPMIGFYIISLFILGCAVMLLSFQRVIYMALAIGGVFIGCAAIYILLGADFVGAAQLLIYAGAITILIMFAIMLTNHEAADPPHKWTVRNILSAVAAVLLGAVLLLVIRSTTWPPEVEADVNGGNSNPVAVGLALFQNYTVPFELVSLLLIVGMVGAVILARERKEDEEE comes from the coding sequence ATGACCTTCTTCCTCAATGCGCCGATGATCGGGTTTTACATCATATCGCTGTTCATCCTCGGATGCGCCGTGATGCTGCTCAGCTTCCAGCGCGTCATCTATATGGCGCTGGCCATCGGCGGGGTGTTCATCGGATGCGCCGCCATCTACATCCTGCTCGGGGCGGATTTCGTCGGTGCAGCCCAGCTGTTGATCTACGCCGGGGCCATCACCATTCTCATCATGTTCGCCATCATGTTGACGAACCACGAGGCGGCCGACCCGCCGCACAAATGGACGGTGCGCAACATCCTGAGCGCCGTGGCGGCGGTGTTGCTCGGCGCGGTCCTGCTGCTCGTCATCCGCTCCACCACTTGGCCGCCGGAGGTGGAAGCGGACGTCAACGGAGGCAACAGCAATCCGGTGGCCGTCGGCTTGGCCTTGTTCCAGAACTACACCGTGCCGTTTGAGCTGGTATCGCTCTTGCTCATCGTCGGCATGGTCGGGGCCGTCATCCTGGCGCGCGAGCGAAAGGAGGACGAGGAGGAATGA
- the nuoK gene encoding NADH-quinone oxidoreductase subunit NuoK: MFPIPTGSLLALGAILFCIGLYGALTKRNLIIVLVSIELMLNAANINLVTFSRLGVAPNINGQVFALFTITVAAAEIAVGLALLLAIFRVRKTTEVQDLDVHKH; the protein is encoded by the coding sequence ATGTTTCCGATCCCGACCGGATCGCTGTTGGCTTTGGGCGCCATCCTGTTTTGCATCGGGCTGTACGGGGCGCTGACCAAGCGCAACCTGATCATCGTGCTGGTGTCCATCGAGCTGATGCTGAACGCGGCGAACATCAATTTGGTGACGTTCTCGCGGCTTGGCGTGGCGCCGAACATCAACGGCCAGGTGTTCGCGCTGTTCACCATCACCGTCGCGGCAGCCGAAATCGCGGTCGGCCTGGCCCTGTTGCTCGCCATCTTCCGGGTGCGCAAGACCACGGAGGTCCAGGATCTGGATGTCCACAAGCATTGA
- a CDS encoding NADH-quinone oxidoreductase subunit C, translated as MSEEGRKPEETQEKPATVSTPEQPDRVPAAADASEKPAATEGAEKPAAKEADEKLAAKEGTEKPAATEGAEKPVVKPAARPAAAGAGAAAKKAPPPPDPRVEAAKAKAEQVKAAIVAQLGEDAVEEVGAAHFVPMLVIRKQDWPAAVDLLRTHPDWRTNYLEFMAGTDYKDKGYIEVVIYLQSTELGHFICLKTRTDRDQAEIPSLFSVFPGVNWEEREIYDLLGVTFTGHPDLRRIMMWDDFKGHPLRKDYNEWDERNA; from the coding sequence GTGAGCGAAGAGGGACGCAAACCCGAAGAGACACAAGAGAAACCTGCAACCGTTTCCACGCCGGAGCAACCTGACCGTGTGCCTGCGGCTGCGGATGCATCCGAGAAGCCTGCGGCGACGGAAGGCGCTGAGAAGCCTGCGGCAAAGGAAGCCGACGAGAAGCTGGCCGCAAAGGAAGGTACCGAGAAACCGGCCGCGACGGAAGGCGCTGAGAAGCCGGTCGTGAAGCCGGCTGCCCGCCCGGCCGCGGCGGGTGCAGGCGCCGCGGCGAAAAAGGCCCCGCCGCCGCCCGATCCCCGGGTGGAAGCCGCCAAGGCGAAAGCCGAACAGGTCAAGGCGGCCATCGTGGCGCAGCTGGGCGAGGACGCGGTGGAGGAGGTGGGGGCCGCGCACTTCGTGCCGATGCTGGTGATCCGCAAACAGGACTGGCCGGCGGCGGTCGATTTGCTGCGCACCCACCCGGATTGGCGGACCAACTACCTCGAATTCATGGCGGGAACCGACTACAAGGACAAGGGCTACATCGAGGTCGTCATCTACCTCCAGTCGACCGAGCTGGGTCACTTCATCTGTCTGAAGACCCGGACCGATCGGGACCAGGCGGAGATCCCCTCCTTGTTCTCCGTGTTCCCCGGCGTCAACTGGGAGGAACGGGAGATCTACGACCTGCTCGGGGTCACTTTCACCGGCCACCCGGACCTGCGGCGCATCATGATGTGGGACGACTTCAAAGGTCACCCGTTACGCAAGGACTACAACGAGTGGGACGAGCGAAACGCTTGA
- a CDS encoding NuoI/complex I 23 kDa subunit family protein: protein MFGFLKGLGVTLRQLPKKKVTLQYPDVRPEWPERFRGVHRFIPELCIVCNQCARVCPTSCISLSGTRDANKKMRIDTYDINFDICILCDLCTEVCPTEAVLMSDTFELATYSRDNLYLDMHWLYNNELAYEQRHPDRVPQTAGEAKEGEA from the coding sequence ATGTTCGGTTTCCTCAAGGGACTGGGCGTGACGCTGCGGCAGCTGCCGAAGAAAAAGGTCACCCTGCAGTACCCGGACGTGCGGCCCGAGTGGCCAGAGCGGTTCCGCGGCGTCCACCGGTTCATTCCAGAACTGTGCATCGTCTGCAACCAGTGCGCGCGCGTCTGCCCGACCAGCTGCATCTCGCTGTCCGGCACGCGCGATGCGAACAAAAAGATGCGGATCGACACGTACGACATCAACTTCGACATCTGCATCCTGTGCGACCTGTGCACCGAGGTGTGCCCGACGGAGGCCGTCCTCATGTCGGACACGTTCGAGCTCGCCACGTACAGCCGCGACAACCTGTACCTCGACATGCACTGGTTGTACAACAACGAGCTGGCGTATGAGCAGCGCCATCCCGATCGCGTTCCGCAGACGGCGGGCGAGGCGAAGGAGGGCGAGGCGTGA